In the genome of Carya illinoinensis cultivar Pawnee chromosome 13, C.illinoinensisPawnee_v1, whole genome shotgun sequence, the window ttttgttttatcctTGTTAAACTAAATGAgttttctactcattatccatacaccacacatttagtaagggaaaaaaatttaaaagaaaattaaaaaatcatttgtggtggtgtgtggtgtagggatgatgagtagaatttttcttcattaATTGAGgacttttcttccctttttcatAGATGATAGATTAATTTTAACACGATGAAGTTCTGGTTATAAGTTAATGCTAAAAAATCTAACGGCCACTCAATCTCATCACAAGGGGATAGATAATAGGGAGAAAAGGGAAACTTCCATTAGACATTCAACCTGATTGATAATACACTTAcaagttattatttatttaccatTCACCTTCACATTTTGTTGATCCAATAGCACATGCTTCATCGTACAAGCATTTGTACTCCATTACTCAAGTTCTAACTCATGGAGCTACCAACAAGTTGCAACTTCCAAGAGTctttaaaattatgaataacattcaaatcaattttttcttagaCATTGAAATTATAGAAAGTGAAAATTTTCCTCAGTAAGATGTCtaaaggattttcttcttcttttctcaaattttttatgAACAGCTGGAGGAATCTAGCGTCAATGCACACACAAATGCCGGAATATTGCTCTTGTATTCCCGCAGCAAGAGAGCTCTGGACTGTCACACAGTCCTACTCTATACATAAAGAGGGAAACAATAGAAAGGACCAAGACAAAACGGACATCGTTCTATCCTCTTTGGAAATACATGGAAGAGGGAATGCAATATTTCAGAAAATGAATTCTAGTCACCAATACGATAATATTTAGTTCTCAAGCATTTCTCAAGCATATGAAAAATGACTACTACCGTAATCAACTGCGCACACTAACTACATCGAAAATTCTAAATAAGAACATGTTATTCTCTTACCGTTTTAACATCCTCAAAACTGTCTTCGTACTGCCCGGCAACTTCGTTGACGATCACCAATCTCCGATCCTTCCGCTGCTTCCTCGAACTGCGATTGACGACACCCGAAAGAGCTTTTCTAGAGAGCCGCAACTCACGCCCGGCATCGATGAATGAGCTTCTTAGCTCCACGGACCCCAGCTTCCCAAAATGCTTCCTGGTCATTAAATTCCTATGCAAAACCAAATCCCCACCACTCTTGAAGTTCATATTTGTCGAAGGCAGTGCGTCCAAACACAAACATGGGCTGGTATGAGAGTCCACCACCGATGAACCCATAACTGATAAAGCTCCCACCATCCTCTATCTTCCTCTCTCAGTCTCGGACACACAGAAACACACGAAGTTAAGCGTAAAAGTTTGACCTTTCAAACCCGGGTCACGGTTCTCCCTGAACTCAGTCTGGGAACGTttaattcaagaaaaataagagGTGCCCACCTGAgaaaaaaagtaaggaaagcGCAAGTGGGCGTCCTACAAAACAGGAGGTTGGCGATTCTAGTCAAAGATTCACGGAAGGAAGAAACTGAATCTTACAACTGAATCTTAAGAAGGAACGTGTTCAGGAGAAGAAAAGATTTTGCGTGCAAGGAAAGTGTGGGGGAAAACGGTGGATTTGGAAGGTGGGCGAAGTTTGAACATCCTTAACCAGACAAAAATCTAAGGTCCAAAATTCTCCACCCATAAAGGCTGATTCAAAATCAAACTTAGcttcttcgtttttttttttttttaaaagaataaaaaaattgcatgCAAAAGTGTATAGAATCTAGTCCCCCAAGCATTATTCTTCTCAAATTGGTCGGAATATTGCCACGTGGGGAAATCATGTCGGAGGAATAGGAACGTGTCGAAATTGTTCAACGTCTTTGAACTGTTTTACCGGTGAATTTGTCAACACAATTTAAGTAGTCCACCAGCGCCCGCTCGCATCATGTTTTGTCTGTGACACACTTCCAACAAGACTGAATTTGTCAacacaatttaattaatttcttttcaaccTTAAAGAATATAGTCCTTCTGAAATGTGTTTAGATCGAgtctctttttttataaaagtagcGAAAACATTGAAAATtgtttaaaagggaaattgttttcattgttttttttttttaaataatgaaaactgaattaaatgattagatgaaaatttcttaggaaagaaaaaataacacgTCCTGAAACTTTGGATTGTCGATCAAACTTCTTttagaaatttatatataaatttttggcAACCGAGAAGAATTCTAGCATACGATATATGCAGAAGTGCGAGACATTTTTCCCATCTCCTAGGGGACTCTTGCAAGGCATAAATTCGGCGTCTTTGGAGAAAAATGTAGAAGAAGATCATCATGTATAGGTAACCTTTGAACTCTAAAGACGGAAGGAAAATGATCTGCCAACTTCTTACAGAAACATATTACGTTGGAAGAATATTATTACAACATTCCCTAATGATCATTATGGGTAAATAGGGAACTTGctcttcttattcttctataTTTCATCTGTTTATACTCTCTTTTTAACGAAGATTTCCATTTTTTCtatacaaacaaataaatataggGACAAGCTAGGTCTCTCCCAGGAACCAAGCGCGAAGCATGCATGCCAAACGAAAGCAGCTAGGAAAAAATGCTTAGAGCACCAATAGAGGCTCCCCAGGAATAAAACCAACTTCAGAGACAGATCTGTGTATATGCTACGCCATAGCTAAGATGCATTTAGCTCCGGAGAAAGTTCCAAGGACCTGTTCCTCTCCCTATTCTGCAAATGCAGAGGTACAAGATTAATGAGGATTTTTGTTCAATAATCTGACTGACAGCATTCTAGAAAAGGGTAAGCTTGAATTGAAATGTGATGGCAAAACTTCCCTAGTTGTAACGTAACCTTGTAACGGTTTTGCATGTAAGATGTACGTACATCCTAGCGAGGTAATGAAACTTACCTCCAAAAGCCAGCAATTGCTCGGAGACTCATATAGATAGTCAGAGCAACCCAGAGACCAATGAATCCATGACTTGGGGAAAGAATGAATAGACATAAAATGCTGACAATAGCCACCATAATCTGTCGAAAGAAGAACGTCaagttgtttatatatatatagactaattttttaataatagactactCTTTTCAAAACGATTTCGCACTCCACAACTGCAATATCATTTATCTGCCATTAATGTGGATGTAGAAGCATTCCACATCAGCTAGTATTAAAAAGCTTTGGTGTTTTGACATTTTTTGTAACTATAGTGAGTCCCTCAACAAGTGATGTGTCTACACACCGACTTGTAAGAGCAGAACACTACTTGTATCATGTCTTCGTATACAGGAAGTAGACTAGACTTGCCATTGAGAAAGCTGAATATCCAAAATCAGATGCTCCAAAGTTGACGCCATCAAAAACAAAGGCCAACGCATTTATGGGTTGAGTAGCTGCAACAAACTGATATGGAGGAACAAAGCAGTGAGTTCCGTATTATATTGGATCACACTCTCCGAAAGTGGTATTACTGTTTTTTGACAGAAAAGGTACCGGAATGCCTATACTTATGAGGTGCAGGACGTTAACATCTTTTGTAAATAATCGTGCTCCAAAATGCAGTCCCACTCCAAGGAAGACAGCAAGTATCAAACCAAGAACCAGTCCTAGCTGCGGTATAAATGCATCACAGACTCTTAGGAGAACAATCATTTTACTAGAACATATATAATCTTTCTGAGATGACACGATACCATATCTTTGAgggtaaaaaattaaataaataagatgaCATATGACTCAGCACCTGTAATACTCGAGATGCTGCTGCTTCAGCCTTATCATAGTCCTTCTTTGCAAATGCACTTGCAAGTATGGCCTGAAAGATAGAAAAGCAACTGCGTTTTGGTAGGGGCAcagttaaaatgaaaaaaatcccAATTCAGTGCGATGATTAATTGTCAAGCTAATGTAGAATAAACTAATAGTATCATAGGTGTAGCATTCAAagattttgggaaaaaaaaaaaaaaaaaatttgcagtCAAAATCTGTATTGACAAAAACCAAAAGGTCTATCATAAGTCATGACCGCTCTCCTTGTGAGGGGCAGAGAGAAAGTGACTTCATTACACAAACTCAGGTTGAGGAGATCAGGTAAAACTAAATACAACTGCAGAGAAGTCTTGAGCCAATGGCAAGAGATTTTTTTTAGGTTAGTCTAGAGATTTTTAAGTAATCACAGAAGTCTGCTAAATATGGAATGGCACCATGGAAGAGCTTTAGCATGGCacacaagaaaaatgatttcaGAGATGATGATATAAATATGCTTCATTTATCTTCTTCTGTTTAGGCCTCTCCTGGGTTTTTACAAATTGGCATACCGTTCTAATTCGTTGagaaaataactacaaaattaATGTCCTAGTAGACTcagtgaaaaaattatttataaccTGTCCAGCAACAGCCAAGCCATCAGCAAGAAGTGATGTTGCCAGCCAAACCTGCAAGCAAACTTGAAACGCAGCCATGGATGTTGATCCCTGGCGTGCAGCCAATGATGCAGCCAGAGTCACACAGAATGTCACGGCAATGACCCTCATTAATAGAAGAAAACCTGGAGTTCAACCAAAATGGtgaaatatttattagaaaacACCATATCTAATGTCAATATAAAAATTCTAGCATCTGAAATGGATGCAGAGCTTTTCTGAAGAGGCCAAAATAATTTGAGACAGTTACTTTTGTATCTGAACAATTATAAATCTCACTACTTTTTGTCGAGCTTCCAAATAAGAGGCTGTTAGTGGTATCAttttcaaaagtttttacttGTTTACGCTAGATGCTAATTGAATGCTGATTGAAAAATAGGGACTCAAAAATGGAGGTGGTGGAACAACAGTGTAACGGATAAGATACGGAGTAAAATCGCACCAGTCTTAAGGGCATCAACTAACGATAACACCAATAGAAGGATGGGAAGAACCGGGAAACAGACAGAATATttggagatttatttttctattgtcAATTAAATGTATAATACTCGATTTTCCCTTAAAATTCCTATAGCTGTTGTTCCATCTAACAAGATGGAACACTCGAAGTCTGTGGGGTTGCAGACTTGCAGGGATATTGCAAGTTAATTGCATATGCTACAGTACCCAGGGGAGATTTGAATCCAAAGCTTTCACAAGAAGTATGGCTATGGGAGTGAGGAACCTCAGAGGAGAAAGTTAAGAAATTATAGTGTAGAAATCTAAATCATTTATTGAATCAAAATTCAACCTTACCATTTTTAAGAAATCGACCAAATTGCAGATATTTGATACTTGGAGGTAAGAGATCAACTTGTGCCATTAATCTCCACAAAAGTATAACTGAAATTAGGTACCTATGATGACCATGAAAATGCAAACCATTAGAAGCGATCCCCGATCACAATACTTGTTAAATACTATATATGGACAAATATCATATAATGCTTACTGTGATATTACATGGGCAATGGCAGCCCCACTGACACCCAGatggaaaacaaagatgaaTAATGGATCTAGTATTATGTTTGTTACATCTCCCGCCACTACAATaagattaaaaacaaattttaatgaGTCCAAGGCAGAATAAGTATTGATCTTTATCCATGTTTGAAAAGATCAAATTATAAGTTGAATTATTGCAGCCAGTGAAGGTATACCAGTGGCATATAAAGGTGTTTTTGTATCCTTAAATCCACGAAATACCCCTTGCATTGCCAGCGAGAGAAGGACTGCAGGAGCACCAAGTGACCTCAATGTCAAGTACTGATGTGCAGGGGTTAGCATAGCAGAGTCCTATATTGAAATGAAAGCAGCATGCTGTCAAAAAAAACTACGTTGTAATAAATATGGGGACTTGATATTAAAGGAAACCGAGACTTGTAATAAAATTGAGCAGAACAAGTGTCAGAGCTACTTGTTACTTTAACTGAAAGCACTTACAGAACTGACTCCCATGAAGTTTAGTAGAGGTTTTGCACCAGATATGAGGAATATGGCTTGTATGAGGCCAAGTATGCTGCCAATAACCAAGGCAGAAGAGGCAGATGGAATATGCCTCCTTTTATTCTCAATCTTAACTATATCAAAGCTACCATGAGTTAGTTTTGAAGTGTATGCATTCTCACATGTACCTGATAGAGAAACTTAAAGGGattaatatatgtttaatataaatattgcaTGAACCGGtaaaaggatccaagataaGGAGGAAAATATGTATGATTATAAAATATTCAAGAGAGAGAACAGAAAATAGGAAACCATACCATTTTTTGGTATCAATTCTTTAACCTCACTCTCTACTGTTGAAACTGTATCCAAGTAGTCACAATCCTGTGCTTCAGGGCTCTTACTTCTAATGGTATCTTCCTCTGCAACAAAAGAGGTCGTGACACTGACAAGGGGAAATATTGCAATCCTTGACACTTGATTGAATAGAGCAATAGAAACTCCTACAGCAGCGAGTTCCACTGGACCTGTATGTTTAGGCACCACCATCAGTCAGTTGCTTTAGTGAAAATTGTCTCCAAAACACAAGTATATTATATCTGACTTTTTTTGTTCcatctgttgtggcctaaaatatATTCATGATTATGACAAGGAAACCTAATCACTTAGTAACACTTGCCATTCTATTATTATCTTGTTTGTTAGCATATGTCATTTAGAAACATGAGAAAGCTATGATGTAACAAAAAGAATGCACACCTGCAGGTAAACAAATCAGGTAAATTAGAACCACCCCCTCCCCAACACACGCAAACAACCACCTCAATCTCAAACACACCCTCATACGATGACCAGTTACAACTCACTCCTAAATCGAACTTTTTGTTGTGAGTTACCCCATAAGTCAAATTGAGACATTAAATGTCaatttctaaaagttaaaaacatgCTTTTGTAAAGTTCAACTTAAACTACAAAAAGGTATCTTCGCATCTTTCAACTACCAAAAAGTTACAATATGCACCTCTTGTTAAGATATGAATGTCAAATTCTCTGATTCCAGGTATATTCAAGTATTTTCATCCATCTTAATAGACATAATTGAATGAGGGTGCTACTTGGCAGTTGGTGGCCGTTTGAGGGTTAACGGGCCAGTTTTGGTAGTTTATGGAGTTCATTATAAAACTTGCGTGTTAGAGGGTTGAAGGTGTATTTTCCCTATATTTTACAAGTAGCTCTGTCAACTATTATGGCATCTGCTCATGGGCCAGCCGTATAACACCATGGGCTGTCCTCAAAACTAATAAGTTTCATAAAAATGAGGCAACTGCAGAACCACAAGACCTACCAAAACCAATCTAAAAACACAGGTGTTGCTCTCATGCTGTAGTTGGAACACTGAGAATGGAATGGTGAAGGAAGTTTTCTGATTCAAGTTCCAAGTCTCATAAGCCAAGCGCAACAGTAAAGGGAAATGGAAAATACCTATTTGGCCAATGAATGCTGTGTCAACTAAAGAAGCAACTGGGTCAGCTGTCAAAGCCAGTGCAGCTGGCAACGCAATCTGTGCTATTTCTGAACCAAGTTCATCCAGTTTGAAAATGAGTCTGGCCATAAAGATAGAGGAACTAAGCATTAGCTCTTAGATATCACAAAGATAGAAAATCCTAACcagtattttctcaaataagTCAACCTATTGTCCCTTCGGGGACATCCGATAAAATTGAAACAATACAGAGAAGACTAG includes:
- the LOC122291699 gene encoding chaperonin-like RbcX protein 2, chloroplastic; this translates as MVGALSVMGSSVVDSHTSPCLCLDALPSTNMNFKSGGDLVLHRNLMTRKHFGKLGSVELRSSFIDAGRELRLSRKALSGVVNRSSRKQRKDRRLVIVNEVAGQYEDSFEDVKTQILNYFTYKAVRTVLNQLYEMNPTQYRWFYDYVASNKPGEGKRFIRTLGKEKQELAERVMVTRLHLYGKWVKKCNHAEIYQEISDENLELMRERLIETVKWPSDDTNTEKIG
- the LOC122291697 gene encoding protein DETOXIFICATION 42, coding for MTEEGDSYPPRDRRRIPFYIFLKNARLIFKLDELGSEIAQIALPAALALTADPVASLVDTAFIGQIGPVELAAVGVSIALFNQVSRIAIFPLVSVTTSFVAEEDTIRSKSPEAQDCDYLDTVSTVESEVKELIPKNGTCENAYTSKLTHGSFDIVKIENKRRHIPSASSALVIGSILGLIQAIFLISGAKPLLNFMGVSSDSAMLTPAHQYLTLRSLGAPAVLLSLAMQGVFRGFKDTKTPLYATVAGDVTNIILDPLFIFVFHLGVSGAAIAHVISQYLISVILLWRLMAQVDLLPPSIKYLQFGRFLKNGFLLLMRVIAVTFCVTLAASLAARQGSTSMAAFQVCLQVWLATSLLADGLAVAGQAILASAFAKKDYDKAEAAASRVLQLGLVLGLILAVFLGVGLHFGARLFTKDVNVLHLISIGIPFVAATQPINALAFVFDGVNFGASDFGYSAFSMIMVAIVSILCLFILSPSHGFIGLWVALTIYMSLRAIAGFWRIGRGTGPWNFLRS